Below is a window of Candidatus Omnitrophota bacterium DNA.
GCAATCCGATATCTTCGAGGAGCGCCCAGGCTTTTTCCGTGCCGACATCAACCCCGGCGGCGGCGTCAATGACCACTATGGCGTTATCCACAGCGCGCACCCCGGAAAGGACCTCGGAGTAGAAATCGGAAAACCCGGGGGTATCCACTATCTGTATCCGGGTATTCTGATAATCACAGTACATGAAACTCGCGCTGATGGAAGATTTTCGCTCTATTTCATCCCAGTTATAGTCGCTGACGGTATTGCCTTCGGCGATAACGCCCTTGCGCGAAGTAGCCCCGCAGCGAAAAAGCAAAGACTCAGCCAGGCTGGTCTTACCGGATTGGGCGTGCCCCAGAAGAATAAGGCTCCTTTTGTTTTTGGCATCCATTATCCACTCCTTTTACCGCGCAGGCTACAGCGCAGCTTTCTGTAATTTCCCTTTTTCAAGCCGGATTAAATCTTTTTTAGATTTAACTGGTTAGATATTAGGGCAGATTTATATAAGCAGAAACTGGATTATCAAAAATTGTCTATCCGGGCAAACATGGATGATTTTATTATAAGTAGGATTTACAGGATGGTCAAGGAAAAAACTATTCCAGATAGGTGTAAACGGTGCCTTCGTAATTACGCAGGACGTATTTCCCCTTGGCCTGGGAAAGGATGTAATTCGGGCTGATCGGGATCTTACCGCCGCCGCCCGGCGCATCAATTACATAAGTAGGCACGCCGTATCCCGAGGTGTGGCCGCGCAGTTTTTCGATTATATTGATCCCCGCGCTTACCGGCGTGCGGAAATGCTGCGTTCCCCGGACAAGGTCGCACTGATAAATGTAATAAGGTCTGACCCTGATCCGCAGAAGATCATGCATTAGTTTACGCATAGTGCTGGGCCGGTCGTTTATCCCCTGCAGCAAGACTGTCTGGCTGCCCAACGGGATACCCGACTCCGAGAGCATATCGCAGGCTATCCTTGTCCGGCGGGTTATCTCTTTGGGATGGTTGAAATGTATGCTCATCCAGACCGGGGCGGACTTCTTAAGCGTGGCGATAAGCCCTTCAGTGATCCTCTGCGGCAAAGTTACCGGGACCCTGGTCCCTAACCGCAGGAATTCCAAATGCGGTATAGCCCTAAGTTTCCGCAATAATTCCCCAAGCACTTCGTCTTCCAGGGTAAGAGGGTCTCCCCCGGAAATAAGAACGTCGCGGACTTTTTTATTAGAACGGATGTATTCTATCGCTTTATCCCACCGGGACCCGGAGTTATCCGGCTGCTCTTCATTTCCAACCAGCCTTCTGCGGGTGCAATGGCGACAGTACATAGCGCAGGCATCGGTAGCCAAAAGCAATACGCGGTCAGGATACCGGTGCACCAAATGAGGCGCCGGCGAATCGTTGTCTTCCCCGCAGGGATCGGTCATTTCATAAGGCCCGATCTTGAATTCACTGGCCGTAGGGATACACTGCCTGCGGATAGGACAATTGGGATCATCCGGGTCGATCAAAGTAGCCCAATAAGGAGTAACGGCCATAGCCATGCGGCCCTTGGCGTTCTTTAAACCTTCTTCTTCGGCAGGAGTAAGACGGATGACCTGGCTGATCTGCTCCAGGCGGGTGATCCGGTTCTTCATCTGCCAATGCCAGTCTTCCCAATCCAAAGGATTAACATCCTTATAAAGGCTGATCTGCTGGTAATCCCGGGATTTCCTGCCTGGGCGAGTTACGGGAAGAATATTCTCGGTTTGCATCTTCTGATTCTCAGTTACCGCAGCATTACCCATTATTCACCTTCCTCCTTTGAAAGGCGCTCATTAATATGGAATCGATTATATCCTCGTATTTCATCCCCGCGGCATAGGCCATTATCGGAAAATTGGATTCCTTGGGATTCAACCCCGGCAGCGGATTTATCTCCAGGACATATGGTATATTATCTTTGCTCAACCGGATATCCGTGCGCGAAATGTCATAACACCCTACGGCCCGGTGGGTCTTTAAAGCGGCCTCTTTTACCAGACTCTCCGTCTCGCTGTCTAAACGGGCAGGGCAATGGAACGTTGGGGTAAGCCCCTGAGAATCGTCGCCCTGGAACTCCTTCATCCTCCAGGAATAGAAAAATTCTCCGGAACGCGCACAACTGGAAAAATCTATTTCCAGGATAGGCAGGATCAAAGCCTTTCCGTTCTCCAGGATCCCCACAGTCAACTCCTTGCCCTCAATGAATTCCTCAACCAACACTTCCTGATGATAAATACTGCTAAGCTCTCTTACCTTGGCGTAAAGATCGATTTCATTATTCACCACGTTAGACCTGCCTATCCCTTTAGCCGAGCCCTCCAGGTTGGGTTTTAAGATAAGCGGGAATTTTAACTGGGGATCCAGGATTTCGTCGCCCTTGCTGAAAACCTGAAAAAGCGGCGTGGGGATATTATCCGCCTTTAGTATCTTCTTGGTCATCGCCTTGTTCAAGGCCAGGGCCAGGGAAAACGTATCCGAGCCAGTATAAGGGATATTTAAATATTCAAGTATCGCCGGGATCTCCGATTCGCGGAATTTACCGTGTTTGCCCTCGGCGATATTAAAGACCATATCTACCCGGTTATGCATGAAAAAATCCATCAGGTTAGGCCGGTCCGCATCCACGGATTCAACCGTATGCCCCCGGGAACGCAAAGCGTTCCTGATCGCATTAACGGTCTCTTCCGAATCGAACTCA
It encodes the following:
- a CDS encoding KamA family radical SAM protein; amino-acid sequence: MGNAAVTENQKMQTENILPVTRPGRKSRDYQQISLYKDVNPLDWEDWHWQMKNRITRLEQISQVIRLTPAEEEGLKNAKGRMAMAVTPYWATLIDPDDPNCPIRRQCIPTASEFKIGPYEMTDPCGEDNDSPAPHLVHRYPDRVLLLATDACAMYCRHCTRRRLVGNEEQPDNSGSRWDKAIEYIRSNKKVRDVLISGGDPLTLEDEVLGELLRKLRAIPHLEFLRLGTRVPVTLPQRITEGLIATLKKSAPVWMSIHFNHPKEITRRTRIACDMLSESGIPLGSQTVLLQGINDRPSTMRKLMHDLLRIRVRPYYIYQCDLVRGTQHFRTPVSAGINIIEKLRGHTSGYGVPTYVIDAPGGGGKIPISPNYILSQAKGKYVLRNYEGTVYTYLE
- a CDS encoding ATP-grasp domain-containing protein, whose amino-acid sequence is MKIALTYNLKKDDNTKPLDYFSEFDSEETVNAIRNALRSRGHTVESVDADRPNLMDFFMHNRVDMVFNIAEGKHGKFRESEIPAILEYLNIPYTGSDTFSLALALNKAMTKKILKADNIPTPLFQVFSKGDEILDPQLKFPLILKPNLEGSAKGIGRSNVVNNEIDLYAKVRELSSIYHQEVLVEEFIEGKELTVGILENGKALILPILEIDFSSCARSGEFFYSWRMKEFQGDDSQGLTPTFHCPARLDSETESLVKEAALKTHRAVGCYDISRTDIRLSKDNIPYVLEINPLPGLNPKESNFPIMAYAAGMKYEDIIDSILMSAFQRRKVNNG
- a CDS encoding GTP-binding protein; this translates as MDAKNKRSLILLGHAQSGKTSLAESLLFRCGATSRKGVIAEGNTVSDYNWDEIERKSSISASFMYCDYQNTRIQIVDTPGFSDFYSEVLSGVRAVDNAIVVIDAAAGVDVGTEKAWALLEDIGL